The Stigmatella aurantiaca DW4/3-1 genome contains the following window.
GCCTGCCGGCCGACGCCAGCGTGTCCCAGACCTCGCCCTTCCAGATCAGCGTCACCACGGCCTGGAAGGCGCCCACCAGCGAGATGAAGGCCGCTGCGGCCATCACCGCGGGAAAACCCAACACCGCCCCGACTCCGCCCATCAGCTTGACGTCTCCCCATCCCATCCTCCCCCTCAACGCCCCCGGCAGCAAAAGCGCTGCCAACCCCACGCCCGACACCCCTCCGCTGACCAGCCCCGTCTCCAGATCGCCCACCCCTTCAAAGGCCAGACGTACGCCCAGGGCGAGCGCCATCAGGGGGTAGGTGACGATGTCGAGGATCCGATGGTGAAGGACATCCGTGACAACCGATATCACCAGGGCGGCTCCCAGGACTGTCCACAATGCGGTCTGAGCAGGCGTCATCCGGTGCCTGGCCGTCCGTCGTCCAGGCTCCCCGAATAAATCAGGGAGCCCTGCGCTCAGTCAATTGGCGAACAGCCGAACTTCCTGGAACGACTCGCGCTTTCAGCGGTAGGCGAAGCGAATCTTCTCGCTGCAGATGAAGAACTCGTCCCCGTGCTCGATGGTCCGCTTCTTGATGCGCTGCTTGTTGAACCAGGTGCCGTTGGAGGAGCCCAGATCCTCGATGATGAAGTTGGGGCCCTCGCGGAGGATCACCGCGTGCTCACGGGAGACCTTGCCGGAGTTGATGACGAGATCGCAGTGTTTGCCACGGCCGATGACGAAGCGGTCGTTGCCAATCTTCTGCTGATCGCCCGACTCGGTGATGAGGTAGAGCGCCGAGCCCTCCTCGTCGGAAGGCTCCTCGTCCAGGGGCTCCTCGTCCGGAGGCGGCTCCTCGTCACCCATGTTCTCCAGACCGGAGTCCTCGGGCGGCTCGGGTGGCGCCTCCTCGTCATCCACGAGATCGTCGTCCACCGGCTGGGGCGGCTCGTTCTTGCCCTTGATGAGGCGCTCGAGTTCGGCGGCCGTCTCCAGGACCCGCTCGGCCACCTCGCGGCGGACGGGATCGTTGTCCAGGGCATTGGCCGAGGGCCGGTCATCGACCGGCCGGGAAGGCGGCCGGGGGGGCTCCTCCCGCACGGGGGCGGGCTTGGCCGCCACGGGGGCTGGCGCAAGCACGGGGGGCCCATTGGCCTTCCCCACGGCGGGAGAGGGGCCCGAGGCCCGGGCGGGAAGCGGCGCGGGAGGAGGTGGCACCACGTTCAACGGAGCAGGTGCCTCCGCATGACCCGTCCTCCCGACCTCGATGAAGCCGTTGAGCCGCGCGAACATGAACAACGCTTGGTTGATCAGCGCATCGCGGTCCGAGCCCATCTGCTGGGCCATCTCTTCAAATGTCTCCCACAGGTGGTCGGCGATGCCGACCTTGCGGGCGGGGCGGGAGTTTTGATCGATCATCGGTAGCGACTCGGGAAAAAAGCTAGAGGTAGGAGACGATAACAGACGCCTCCGGTCTCGCCCAGTTACTCATACGGGACCAGCCCTGTAGAGTTGGCCGTGTTGCTGAGGATGGACGCCGTATTGAACTGAAGGACGCCGTCCGCCGAGGGATAGGCAATGTAGGCGTAAGAGGTCCCCGCCACCTCCGTGTAGACCACCGGGCCAGGGAGGCGGTAGGCCCCCAGGCCGGTCCCCGACGAGGTGTCCACCGAGAAGACGAAGGGGATGTAGCCCGACACGGTGCTGACGGTGAACTGATCGCCCCGCTGGGGGAGCGGCGCCAGGGATTCCCGGTTGATGTAGAGGGTGAGGAGCGCCTTGAAGGGCGGACGGTTCGGATCAAAACCCGGGGGCCGGAAGAAATAGCCACCCGCCACTGTGAACTGCCCGGTCGCGCCATCGCCCATGCGCCCCACATAGCCCTGGCCATCGCTGTACACCGCGAAGGGCCGGTTTCCCCCCGCGCGGAAGGAGAAGCTCACCGGGTTCGCGCAGTCAGGCGGCAGGGACGGCGTGAAGGCGATGCCCCTCCCGTCGGCAAGCGCCTCGGTCCGGGTCACCGTCAGGTCCGTGGCGCAAGCCCCTGCGTCATTTGCCAGCACGACGGTGTCCTGCGCTTCCACATCCCGCTGGGAGAGAGCGGACGCGCCCACCTGGAAGGCGCACTCGGTGCTAGAGCACTGCACGAGGGCGGCGTCCGACAGGGAGCGCCCCACGAGGTTGGGCAGGAGCCCTTGGTACACGAGGCGGTAGGTGTCGTCCTGGGTCGCTCCATCCACCATCTGGACGTCGATGATCTGATCGAGACTGCCCCGGGTGATGGTCCGGGTCTGGCCTGCGGCGTCCAGGTAGGTCCGAGAACCGATGCGGACCCCCGTCGAGTCGAGATCGAACGGCCGCATCTTGACCGCATCGAAGAAGGTGATTTGCCCATTGGAAGCCGGGACGATTCCCACCAGCGGGCGCGCCTGGAACTCGCTCACCTGCACGAGCCCAGTCGAGCCCTGCTCGATGCAGCGGATCTGCAGCGCGGCCGCCGGCGCGAGCGTCAGCCCCGTGGGAAGGGCCGTCCCCACCGAGATGGGCTGCATGGGCAGTTGGGTGGAGTCGATGGCCAGCTCGCCGGTGATCGCGTCCACCGCGAGCACCCCTGAGCACGTCTGCTGGCCGCAGCTGCTCTCGTCGAGCACCCCAAAGACGTATGCCCCCGCCTCCAGGGTGCTCTTGGCGGGCGTGGTGGCGTCGAGTGCGCAGATCTGCGTTTCGAAGGCCGTCTTCTCGACCCGCGGATGGGTGGCCAACAAGCGCACGGGCGCCCCAAATGCGTACTCCTGGAGCACCTGGCCGCTGACCGCATCCCAGCGGAACGTGCGGAAGGCCGGGTTGCCCTGGCTCTCGCTGGCGACGCGGCGCGTGGCGACGGCGAGGTGCTCCTGCTCGGGAGCCTCTCGCGTGGCAGGCAGGGACAGCAGAGCCGTCACCGTCTGGCCCGGCAGGGAGAGCCGGATTTCCGACGGGGGCGCCTCACTGCCCATCGCCAGGAGGGCCTCGGGTCCGGGCAGCTCCATCCGGTAGATCGTGGCCCCCTCGGGGCTCTGGGTCGCGTAATAGAGGATGCTGTTGCCGCCCCCTCGGGGCCCTCGCGCCGTAAAGGCCGTGATGAACCCACCCACGCCCAGGCGCTTCACCTCCTTGAAGTACTCGGGGGCCGCGGCCACGACGGAGAGCTCCTGGGAGCCCGCGCTGCGCGCGTAGACGTAGGGGCCCGCCGTCTCCTTGCCCAGATCCGCATCCGTGGTGCCGTAGCTCACGTCCCGGGTCAGGTTCAGCGGACGCTGGAGGACCGGGATGGACAGCGGCTCGAGCGGGTTGGGCGCGCGGACGAAATCCCGGGGGCTGGCCCCGAGGTCCAGCACCCGCAGCTCATTCCGGTCCGACGAGGTGATGAAGATGTAGTTCCCGACGAAGGTCAGATCATACGCGCCGGCCAGCCCCGCATCCGTCACGATCGTCTGGGAGTCGGAGCACCCTCCGAGAAGCCCCGCGCTCAGCGAGAGGCACACGAAAAAGAAACGCTTCAAGGTTCGGCTCACTGCTGCTGGCACGTGGAGGTCCCCTGTTTCGCATCGCGCCCCTGCGGCCGCCCGAGGTGGGCCACCAGGCGCGCCCCCTGCGGATTGACGAGGTCTGGGATGTCGAGCACCGCGACCCGGCCGTCTCCGAAGGTGGTGACATAAAGGCGGGCAGAGTCCTTCTGGCCCTGCCGTCGTTGATCCACCGCGAGCCCATAGGGCTGGAGGCCAATCCCATCGACCTGTGCGGCCAGTTGGCCCAGGTCCGCATCGTAGAAGGCCACCACGCCGGACGTGATGCTCGAGGCGCTGCACGTCACCACCACCAGATCTCCCAGCGGCTGGCCATTGACATCCTTGCGGCTGAGCACCTTCACCTGGCTGGCGCTGTCCGGCAGCGGCACGGAGTCCACCACCTTGAGCCTCGGCACATCCCCTTCCGCATCCGCCACATCCACGACGAGCAGCGAGTCCGGGAACCGCGTCACGAGGTAGAGCCGCGTACCGGCGGCATTGAGCGCCAGATCCCGCGCCTCCAGGCTCTGGTACACGTCCCGCAGGCCCGTCTCCAGGATGCGCGTCGGGTTGTTGCGGTCCAACAGCCTCAAGAGGAAACTGGCCGACACCGTGCCGGCCAGGCCCGCCGCATATGAGCGGCCCGAGATGAACACGTAGCGCTTGCCAACGGCCGTCGCGTGCGCGCCTCCTACCGAGAGCCCGTTCGACCCCAGCGGGAAGAAGCTCTCCGACGTGAGGCTCAGCTCATCTCCTGGCACGCGCACCACATAGGTCTGGAAGGCGGTGCTGGAACGGGCCGGCGAGTCCGCCGCCTCGGCGTGCGTCACCCACACCTCGGGCTTGTTGCCCTCCTGGGATGCCGCCACACTCACACCGATGGGGGCGGGGGCGCGCGGCAGGTCGTCCTTCCCTCCCGCGATGGGTCCCGTCAACGAAATCCCGGGAAGGCAGTAATTCCCTCCTCCTGGCTGAGCGCAGCTCAGCGTCTTGCCCTGGATGTCGATGGCATGCAGGGAGTTGGACTCGGACCGGGTGACGACGAAGAGCCGGGGCTGTTCCCCGCCCCACACGTCCATCTGTCCGGCGAAGCTGGAAATCTGGGCGACGGACTGGGGCGTGGTCTTCAGATCCTCCAGATGGAGCACCCCATTCTCCCCTACCGGAGCGCCCACCTCGGGAAGCCCCAGCGCATCCAGGTCGAGCGCGAACACCACGCCCGTGTCGAAGCACTTGTCGAAGTTGGAGCTCGCCACATAGAGCGATCCCTTCGAGGCCTCGTTGCCAGGTGCTGGGGGTAAATAGGCAATGCCGCTCGGAAAGACGAAGCGGTCGGTTGGCGGGGGCCGCGGATCGGAACTCGCGGAACACCCCGCCCAGAGCAGCGCGGAGATGAGGATGAGGGGGCGCATCAGAAGGGGGCGGAGTGTAGGAACCCCCCCCGCCCCGGGCAACTACAAAGGGGCCCGACGATTCTCTGGCCGTTAGCTCCCTACCCCCCCTGAGCGGCCTCCGCCTGAATCTTGGAGAAATCCGCCACCTGGTTGAAGAGCGCGCCAATCTCCGTGAGGAACCGGACACGGTTCTCCCGCAACTCCGGGTCCTCGGCCATCACCGTCACCTTGTCGAAGAAGGTGTCCACGGCGGGCTTCAGGCCGGTGATTTCCTTGAGAGCGCTGGAGAAGTCGTCTGCCTGGACATACTGGGCCACCTTGCCCCGCGCCTGGGTGAAGGCCGAGTGGAGGTTCTTCTCGGGCTCGTCCCGGAGCTTGTCCGGGTTGGTCTGCCCCCGGGCCACGTCCTTGCCTTGCTTCTCGACGATGTTCACCACGCGCTTGAAGGCCACCGCCAGCGGCGTGAAGTCCGCACGCCCCACGATGCCGCTGAGCGCCTCCAGCCGCTTGCGCGCCGCCACCAGGTCGTCAAACCCCACCGCCAGCACCGCCTCCACCACGTCCGTCCGGTAGTTCTCCGACCAGAGCGCCTTGAGGCGCCCCCGGAAGAACTCCAGGATCTGCTCGCGCGGCTCCGGCTCCCCGGCCTTGCGCTTCACGTTCGCAATCTTCGGCGAGAGCAGCCTGAGCGCCTCGCCCACCGCGGCCGACAGGGAGAAACGATACCCCCGGCCGAACACGATGTTGATGATGGCCAGGCACGCGCGCCGCAGGCCGAACGGATCCGCGGCACCCGTGGGCGCCTTGCCGATGGCGAAGATGCCGCACAGCGAGTCCAACCGGTCCGCCAGGCCAATGAGCGCACCCGGATCCTGGCTCGGCAGAGCGTCGTTGGCGTTGCGCGGCAGGTAGTGCTCGAAGATGGCCAGTGCCACCGCCTCGGGCTCGCCTCCAGCACGGGCATACTCCCGGCCCATGACCCCTTGCAGTTCGGGGAACTCCCCCACCATGCCGGTGACGAGGTCCGCCTTGGCCAGGGTGGCCGCCCGCTGGATGGTGGTACTGTGCTCGTTCTTGCCCGTCTGCTCCGCGAGCCACACGGCGAGGGTCCGGAAGCGCTCGACCTTCTCGGCATAGCTGCCGAGCTGGCCCTGCCACACCACGCGGCTCAGCTTCTCCACACGCCCTTCCAGCGGCGCCTTGCGGTCCTCATCGAAGAAGAAGCGGCCGTCGGCCAAGCGCGAGCGCAGCACGCGCTCGTAGCCTCGCAGCGAGAGCGTCTCGTCCTTCACCGGCGTATTGGACACCGCGATGAACTTCGGCAGCAGCTTCCCCTGGGCATCCGTGAGGGAGAAGTAGCGCTGGTGGCTCTTCATCTCCTGCACCAGCACCTCGGACGGCAGGTCCAGGTGCCGGGCATCGAACGTTCCCACCACCGGAGAGGGCAGCTCCACCAGGTTGGTCACCTGATCCACCAGCGCCTCGTCCTCCAGAAGCTGGCCGCCGGTGCCCTGGGCCACCGCGCGGACCTTCTGCAGCAGCATCGCCCGCCGCTTGGCGATGTCTGGAACCACGTGCGCCTTCTCCAGCACCGCCTCGTAGTCGGCCGGCCGGGCCAGCTCGATGGCGCCGGGGGAGAGGAAGCGGTGGCCATGCGTCGTCCGGCCGCTCTTCACATCCCCGAAGACCACCGGCAGCACGTCCCCACCGAGCAGCGCCACGATCCACTGCACCGGCCGGGCAAAGGCCAGGTCCACATCGCCCCAGCGCATGGACTTGCGGAAGTTGATGCCGTGCACCGCCGCATGCAGCACCTCCGGCAGCAGCTCCGCCGCCGGGCGGCCCTTCTCCTGCACCCGGGCGGACAAGTACTCGCCCTTGGGCGTCTGCGTGCGCCCCAGCTCGCTCACCGGAATCTTGAGAGACTCGGCGAACTTCGTCGCGGCCACGGTGGGCTTGCCTTCCTTGTCGAAGGCCGCCTTCGCGCTCGGGCCGAGCTTCTCGCTGGTGACATCCTCTCCCGCGTCGGCCACATCCTTCACCCACACGGCCAGCCGACGCGGGGTGCCGTACGTGCGCACCTCGCCGTGCTTCAGCCGGCCCTCCGCCAGGCGGGTGGTGATGATGCGCTGGAGATCCTCCAGCGCGGGGCCAATGAAGGACGCGGGGATCTCCTCGGCGCCCACCTCCAGCAGCAGATCACGCGCCACGGGCCACCTCCGCCTTCTCCACGGGCTTGTTGATCTTCACGTGATTCCAGTAGTCGCTCGCGGGCTTGCCCTCCAGCACGGGGGGCTGCTCTCCCACCGTCCACGGCGTCTTCAGCAGCGGGAACCCCAGGCGCTCGCGCATCTGGAGGTAGCCCTCGGCGCACAGCCGCGCGTTGTCGC
Protein-coding sequences here:
- the glyS gene encoding glycine--tRNA ligase subunit beta — translated: MARDLLLEVGAEEIPASFIGPALEDLQRIITTRLAEGRLKHGEVRTYGTPRRLAVWVKDVADAGEDVTSEKLGPSAKAAFDKEGKPTVAATKFAESLKIPVSELGRTQTPKGEYLSARVQEKGRPAAELLPEVLHAAVHGINFRKSMRWGDVDLAFARPVQWIVALLGGDVLPVVFGDVKSGRTTHGHRFLSPGAIELARPADYEAVLEKAHVVPDIAKRRAMLLQKVRAVAQGTGGQLLEDEALVDQVTNLVELPSPVVGTFDARHLDLPSEVLVQEMKSHQRYFSLTDAQGKLLPKFIAVSNTPVKDETLSLRGYERVLRSRLADGRFFFDEDRKAPLEGRVEKLSRVVWQGQLGSYAEKVERFRTLAVWLAEQTGKNEHSTTIQRAATLAKADLVTGMVGEFPELQGVMGREYARAGGEPEAVALAIFEHYLPRNANDALPSQDPGALIGLADRLDSLCGIFAIGKAPTGAADPFGLRRACLAIINIVFGRGYRFSLSAAVGEALRLLSPKIANVKRKAGEPEPREQILEFFRGRLKALWSENYRTDVVEAVLAVGFDDLVAARKRLEALSGIVGRADFTPLAVAFKRVVNIVEKQGKDVARGQTNPDKLRDEPEKNLHSAFTQARGKVAQYVQADDFSSALKEITGLKPAVDTFFDKVTVMAEDPELRENRVRFLTEIGALFNQVADFSKIQAEAAQGG
- a CDS encoding FHA domain-containing protein — its product is MIDQNSRPARKVGIADHLWETFEEMAQQMGSDRDALINQALFMFARLNGFIEVGRTGHAEAPAPLNVVPPPPAPLPARASGPSPAVGKANGPPVLAPAPVAAKPAPVREEPPRPPSRPVDDRPSANALDNDPVRREVAERVLETAAELERLIKGKNEPPQPVDDDLVDDEEAPPEPPEDSGLENMGDEEPPPDEEPLDEEPSDEEGSALYLITESGDQQKIGNDRFVIGRGKHCDLVINSGKVSREHAVILREGPNFIIEDLGSSNGTWFNKQRIKKRTIEHGDEFFICSEKIRFAYR
- a CDS encoding YncE family protein is translated as MRPLILISALLWAGCSASSDPRPPPTDRFVFPSGIAYLPPAPGNEASKGSLYVASSNFDKCFDTGVVFALDLDALGLPEVGAPVGENGVLHLEDLKTTPQSVAQISSFAGQMDVWGGEQPRLFVVTRSESNSLHAIDIQGKTLSCAQPGGGNYCLPGISLTGPIAGGKDDLPRAPAPIGVSVAASQEGNKPEVWVTHAEAADSPARSSTAFQTYVVRVPGDELSLTSESFFPLGSNGLSVGGAHATAVGKRYVFISGRSYAAGLAGTVSASFLLRLLDRNNPTRILETGLRDVYQSLEARDLALNAAGTRLYLVTRFPDSLLVVDVADAEGDVPRLKVVDSVPLPDSASQVKVLSRKDVNGQPLGDLVVVTCSASSITSGVVAFYDADLGQLAAQVDGIGLQPYGLAVDQRRQGQKDSARLYVTTFGDGRVAVLDIPDLVNPQGARLVAHLGRPQGRDAKQGTSTCQQQ
- a CDS encoding A24 family peptidase, giving the protein MTPAQTALWTVLGAALVISVVTDVLHHRILDIVTYPLMALALGVRLAFEGVGDLETGLVSGGVSGVGLAALLLPGALRGRMGWGDVKLMGGVGAVLGFPAVMAAAAFISLVGAFQAVVTLIWKGEVWDTLASAGRRWAVRARLMRTEKALAPQRHIPYGVAIALGTFWAMWWQHTNAG